Proteins found in one Acinetobacter sp. XH1741 genomic segment:
- a CDS encoding Lrp/AsnC family transcriptional regulator: MDEQAENLSPLELKIMRCLQENGRLSNAELAKLVGISTSSCWNHTQRLFKIGAILDVRARINPAMVQRETIVLVGVVLDRSTPDSFQAFEQAAGDLENVLECYLVAGEVDYFLKIRVKDLAAFNRFHSEKIIALPGVRQVRTFFVLNEVKTDGMLAF; the protein is encoded by the coding sequence ATGGATGAGCAAGCAGAAAATTTATCACCACTTGAACTCAAAATTATGCGCTGTTTACAAGAAAACGGACGCTTAAGTAATGCTGAACTAGCGAAACTTGTGGGGATTAGTACCTCGTCTTGTTGGAATCATACTCAACGCCTTTTTAAAATTGGGGCAATCTTAGATGTACGTGCCCGAATTAATCCGGCTATGGTGCAGCGTGAAACCATCGTCTTGGTAGGGGTGGTTTTAGATCGTTCAACACCTGATAGTTTTCAGGCATTTGAACAAGCAGCAGGTGATCTGGAGAATGTTTTAGAGTGTTATCTGGTGGCAGGGGAAGTCGATTATTTTTTAAAAATTCGCGTTAAAGATTTGGCTGCTTTTAACCGATTTCATAGTGAAAAAATTATTGCGTTACCGGGAGTAAGGCAAGTTAGAACATTTTTTGTGCTGAATGAAGTGAAAACTGATGGCATGCTGGCTTTTTAA
- the leuE gene encoding leucine efflux protein LeuE, protein MFGITDLTTYIIGTFLIVLLPGPNSLYVMSIASRYGIKTGYMGALGIFTGDLILMLCTVLGAASLLKAFPWVFIVLKLIGALYLSYLGFKLLQGSIQRWKLRNQPQPEMADLPTLDKIHPYKTALSISLLNPKAILFFLSFFVQFIEPDYAYPALSFLVLAVILQIISFSYLTALIFSGIKLSTFFKQNHKIAASGIFLVGILFFGFGLKLATSTI, encoded by the coding sequence GTGTTCGGCATAACAGATTTAACAACATATATTATTGGTACATTCCTAATTGTGTTATTACCCGGACCCAATTCCCTTTATGTGATGTCAATTGCTTCACGCTATGGTATTAAAACCGGATATATGGGTGCACTCGGTATTTTTACCGGTGATCTTATTTTAATGCTCTGTACCGTGCTTGGTGCAGCCTCTTTATTAAAAGCTTTCCCCTGGGTTTTTATTGTACTTAAACTCATCGGTGCTCTTTATTTATCTTATTTAGGTTTTAAGCTTTTACAAGGTAGTATTCAGCGCTGGAAACTACGTAATCAACCACAACCCGAAATGGCCGACTTACCCACATTAGATAAAATTCATCCTTATAAAACTGCACTCAGTATTAGTCTACTCAACCCTAAAGCGATTTTATTTTTCCTATCTTTCTTTGTTCAGTTTATTGAACCAGATTATGCTTACCCAGCTTTAAGTTTTTTAGTTTTAGCAGTTATTTTACAGATAATCAGTTTTAGCTATTTAACAGCTCTTATTTTTTCAGGTATTAAGCTTTCAACTTTTTTTAAACAAAACCATAAAATTGCAGCAAGCGGAATCTTTTTAGTTGGCATTTTATTTTTTGGATTTGGTTTGAAGCTAGCCACCTCAACGATTTAA
- a CDS encoding MgtC/SapB family protein: MKLQFLQHTDLSNIIDTLISLSVAFVLGALIGFESQYRQRTAGLRTNVLVAVGAAIFVDVATNLTGADGAVRVIAYVVSGIGFLGAGVIMRQEGNIHGLNTAATLWCSAAVGAAAGSDLIIEAILATAFILSANTLLRPIVHIIDRRPLDDDTEVLHVIYIICDRSQSKVVMDELNLTLKHHNYPPKDIDVTPFGEKEVEIEATLIATSIEAEEAQHIINHLNAMPQIRQAFWDKNAIN; the protein is encoded by the coding sequence ATGAAGTTGCAATTTCTACAACATACAGACTTATCTAACATTATTGATACTTTAATTAGTCTCTCGGTCGCTTTTGTTTTGGGAGCATTAATTGGGTTTGAAAGTCAGTATAGGCAGCGTACTGCAGGGCTTCGAACTAATGTTCTGGTCGCTGTTGGCGCAGCAATTTTTGTAGATGTTGCAACGAATCTTACTGGAGCAGATGGAGCTGTTCGAGTCATTGCTTATGTGGTTTCAGGTATTGGTTTCTTGGGTGCAGGTGTCATTATGCGCCAAGAAGGCAATATTCATGGCTTAAATACGGCCGCTACTTTGTGGTGTTCAGCGGCTGTGGGGGCTGCTGCCGGTTCTGATTTAATTATTGAGGCAATATTAGCAACAGCATTTATTTTATCTGCCAATACATTGTTAAGACCGATTGTACATATCATTGACCGCCGTCCGTTAGACGATGACACAGAGGTTTTGCATGTCATTTACATTATATGTGACAGAAGTCAAAGCAAAGTGGTTATGGATGAGTTAAACCTAACGTTGAAACACCATAACTATCCTCCAAAGGATATTGATGTCACACCGTTTGGGGAAAAAGAGGTCGAAATAGAAGCGACATTGATTGCAACTTCAATTGAGGCAGAAGAAGCACAGCACATCATTAACCACTTAAATGCCATGCCACAAATACGACAAGCTTTTTGGGATAAAAACGCAATTAATTAA
- the aceI gene encoding chlorhexidine efflux PACE transporter AceI, producing the protein MLISKRRLIHAISYEGILLVIIAIALSFIFNMPMEVTGTLGVFMAVVSVFWNMIFNHYFEKVEHKYNWERTIPVRILHAIGFEGGLLIATVPMIAYMMQMTVIDAFILDIGLTLCILVYTFIFQWCYDHIEDKFFPNAKAASLH; encoded by the coding sequence ATGTTGATTTCCAAGAGAAGACTCATTCATGCAATCAGTTATGAAGGAATTTTATTGGTCATCATTGCGATTGCATTAAGTTTTATTTTTAACATGCCTATGGAAGTGACCGGAACACTCGGTGTGTTTATGGCAGTGGTTTCAGTTTTCTGGAATATGATTTTTAACCATTATTTCGAAAAAGTAGAACATAAATATAATTGGGAAAGAACGATCCCTGTACGGATCTTACATGCGATTGGGTTTGAGGGTGGTTTGCTGATTGCGACTGTACCGATGATTGCATATATGATGCAGATGACCGTCATTGATGCATTTATTTTAGATATTGGCTTAACCTTATGTATTTTGGTTTATACCTTTATCTTCCAGTGGTGTTATGACCATATTGAAGATAAGTTTTTCCCAAATGCTAAAGCTGCATCACTTCATTAA
- a CDS encoding benzoate/H(+) symporter BenE family transporter, translating into MQKILQDFSIPAVFAGFITFLIGISVSAILVIQAAQALGASPEQITSWFWALGLGIGLSGLILSWKFKYPVATAWSTAGLALIMATGGGYSINEAIGAFLVGGVLTAILGFSGIFQKALSYIPQSLTSAMLAGVLLKFGISLFVSLQNDWEFVLSLLVIYVITKRLWPRYSIVFTALAGVVLCPVFLEFHMPTLEWSLARPVWISPVFSWSALLGLTLPLFVISMASQYLPGIAMIKSYGYKPHVNQLIGWTGLTQVLLAPFGCYSVNIAAISAAVCLDDQAHPDPSKRYIAGISSGFFYTLMGLFAATLTSLLMSFPHIFIVALAGIALLGTISHNIALAFGPVEDREAALFTFLCSASGIQFFGIGSAFWGLVVGIIVFVVLRFKAKK; encoded by the coding sequence ATGCAAAAGATTCTTCAAGATTTTTCTATTCCAGCCGTATTTGCTGGTTTTATTACCTTTCTTATTGGTATTAGTGTTTCAGCCATTTTAGTGATTCAGGCAGCTCAAGCTTTAGGTGCTTCGCCTGAACAAATCACCTCTTGGTTTTGGGCATTAGGTTTGGGTATTGGTCTATCAGGACTCATCCTTTCATGGAAATTTAAATATCCTGTAGCAACTGCATGGTCAACCGCAGGTCTTGCTTTAATTATGGCTACAGGCGGTGGCTATAGTATAAATGAAGCTATAGGCGCTTTTTTAGTCGGTGGCGTACTTACTGCCATTTTAGGCTTTTCAGGTATATTTCAAAAAGCGCTTTCATATATACCGCAAAGCTTAACCAGTGCCATGCTTGCCGGAGTTTTACTTAAGTTTGGTATTTCACTTTTCGTAAGTTTGCAAAATGACTGGGAATTTGTTCTATCTTTACTTGTCATTTATGTGATTACAAAAAGATTATGGCCGCGTTATAGCATCGTATTCACCGCACTTGCTGGTGTTGTGCTATGCCCTGTCTTTTTAGAATTTCATATGCCTACACTTGAGTGGTCTTTAGCTAGACCAGTCTGGATTAGTCCTGTCTTTAGCTGGTCAGCACTTTTAGGCTTAACGCTACCACTATTTGTCATTAGTATGGCTTCGCAGTATTTACCCGGTATTGCCATGATTAAAAGTTATGGCTATAAGCCACATGTTAACCAACTGATAGGCTGGACTGGTTTAACCCAAGTTTTGCTTGCGCCTTTTGGTTGTTACAGTGTAAATATTGCTGCGATTAGTGCGGCTGTATGCCTTGACGATCAGGCTCATCCTGACCCAAGTAAACGCTATATTGCTGGCATAAGCTCTGGTTTTTTCTATACATTGATGGGATTATTTGCAGCGACACTGACCAGTTTGCTGATGTCTTTTCCTCATATTTTTATTGTTGCTTTAGCAGGTATTGCATTACTAGGTACGATCAGCCACAACATTGCGCTTGCTTTTGGCCCTGTTGAAGACCGTGAAGCTGCATTATTTACTTTTTTATGCAGTGCTTCGGGTATTCAATTTTTCGGTATTGGTTCAGCATTTTGGGGACTTGTCGTAGGTATTATTGTATTTGTTGTACTTAGATTTAAAGCAAAAAAATAA
- the tal gene encoding transaldolase — protein MTHTALDQLKTLTTVVADSSDLDAIRKFRPLDATTNPSLITAAAEQPESKELIEDAYYQAKEEGYKSDELIERTIDILTVKFGVEILKLIEGRVSTEVDAALSYDTEATIQKAHELCELYKGYGIDQSRILIKIASTWEGIQAAKVLEAEGIACNLTLLFGLHQAQACADAKVTLISPFVGRILDWYKKAEGVDAYPIEKDPGVVSVKKIYTYYKQQNIPTQVMGASFRSIDQVLGLAGCDLLTISPGLLTQLEQDTRTVNAALDATQAKQAEAVVRPTQNEQSFKDELNHDLMAFQLLQGGVDGFIKARDQLSLLLRQSFGIDAEIKS, from the coding sequence ATGACTCATACAGCACTTGACCAATTAAAAACATTAACGACCGTTGTTGCTGACAGTAGCGACCTTGATGCTATTCGTAAATTTCGTCCATTAGATGCGACAACGAATCCTTCATTGATTACCGCGGCAGCAGAACAACCAGAAAGTAAAGAGCTCATTGAAGATGCTTATTATCAAGCCAAAGAAGAAGGCTATAAAAGCGATGAGCTCATTGAAAGAACCATTGATATTTTAACTGTAAAGTTTGGCGTAGAAATTTTAAAATTGATTGAAGGCCGTGTTTCGACAGAAGTAGATGCTGCTCTTTCATATGACACCGAAGCAACCATTCAAAAAGCGCATGAATTATGTGAACTTTACAAAGGTTATGGTATTGATCAGTCACGTATTTTAATTAAAATCGCGTCAACTTGGGAGGGTATTCAAGCTGCTAAAGTGCTTGAAGCTGAAGGGATTGCTTGTAACCTCACTCTGCTTTTCGGTTTACACCAAGCGCAAGCTTGTGCAGATGCAAAAGTTACTTTAATTTCTCCATTTGTAGGTCGTATTTTAGACTGGTACAAAAAAGCTGAAGGTGTAGATGCTTACCCAATTGAAAAAGATCCGGGCGTAGTTTCAGTTAAGAAAATCTACACTTACTACAAACAGCAAAATATTCCAACTCAAGTCATGGGTGCGAGTTTCCGTAGCATCGACCAAGTACTGGGTCTTGCAGGATGTGATTTGCTTACGATATCTCCTGGACTACTGACCCAACTTGAACAAGATACGCGTACCGTAAATGCAGCGCTCGATGCAACTCAAGCAAAACAGGCAGAAGCAGTTGTTAGACCTACGCAAAATGAGCAAAGTTTTAAAGACGAACTTAATCATGACTTAATGGCTTTCCAACTCTTACAAGGTGGTGTTGATGGCTTTATTAAAGCGCGAGATCAATTAAGCCTTTTGTTACGTCAATCATTTGGAATTGATGCAGAAATAAAATCTTAA
- a CDS encoding LysR family transcriptional regulator, which yields MNINQEQLLMFQAVIETGSFSAAARKLGKVPSAVSMSIANLEIDLNLTLFERKGREPTPTAEARVLYEKTAQLLIEMNQWKQHAHALSTGLEPNLTIVVVSELLHTNWTDYVCLLESRFPDLQINIVSAPQEDALHMLLDGSAQLALMFEREHLDNREQFVELKREALIPVIAKTHPLAHQEHVSYEQILGTRQIVVASRDETLKPELLFSKHYWRTDNHHSACLMILRNLGWGVLPQEMFKENPELKNKLQPLDVFDFTPRFEYYVDLVWSRESELGAAARFLIDHIRNKRMQQAP from the coding sequence ATGAATATTAATCAAGAACAATTGCTCATGTTTCAGGCCGTGATTGAAACTGGCTCCTTTTCAGCAGCAGCACGCAAACTTGGAAAAGTTCCTTCTGCTGTAAGTATGTCTATTGCCAATTTAGAAATTGATTTGAACCTGACTTTATTTGAACGTAAAGGCCGTGAACCTACGCCTACTGCTGAGGCACGAGTACTGTATGAAAAAACGGCGCAGCTTTTAATTGAAATGAATCAATGGAAACAGCACGCGCATGCATTAAGTACCGGTCTAGAACCTAATCTAACAATTGTTGTGGTATCAGAACTCTTACATACCAATTGGACCGACTATGTCTGTCTGTTAGAAAGTCGCTTCCCGGACCTACAAATTAATATTGTGTCTGCCCCTCAAGAAGATGCACTTCACATGTTACTAGATGGCTCTGCTCAACTGGCACTCATGTTTGAACGTGAGCATCTAGACAATAGAGAACAGTTTGTCGAGTTAAAACGTGAGGCTTTAATTCCTGTAATTGCAAAAACTCATCCTCTCGCACATCAAGAACATGTTTCTTATGAGCAGATTTTAGGTACAAGACAAATTGTGGTCGCAAGTCGAGATGAGACGCTAAAACCTGAATTATTATTTTCAAAGCATTATTGGCGTACAGACAACCACCACTCTGCTTGTTTAATGATTTTACGCAATTTAGGTTGGGGCGTACTTCCGCAGGAAATGTTTAAAGAAAACCCTGAGTTAAAAAATAAGCTTCAACCCTTGGATGTATTTGATTTTACCCCTCGCTTTGAATACTACGTAGACTTGGTCTGGAGCCGCGAGAGTGAACTTGGTGCTGCTGCACGATTCCTCATTGACCATATTCGTAATAAGCGAATGCAACAGGCCCCTTAA